The Streptomyces aurantiacus genome includes a region encoding these proteins:
- a CDS encoding alpha-ketoglutarate-dependent dioxygenase AlkB, producing the protein MSTHLQGSLFDQSDAIRLGPLGGLRRTVLGDGAWIDLLPGWLHGADALFARLADEVPWRAERRQMYEHMVDVPRLLAFYRAADALPHPVLDEARDALSGHYAEELGEPFTTAGLCYYRDGRDSVAWHGDRTGRGAHQDTMVAILSVGAPRDLLLRPRRGGAVVRRPLGHGDLIVMGGSCQRTWEHAIPKSARAAGPRVSVQFRPHGVQ; encoded by the coding sequence ATGTCCACGCACCTCCAGGGTTCACTGTTCGACCAGAGCGACGCCATCCGTCTCGGTCCGCTCGGCGGGCTGCGCCGGACCGTGCTCGGCGACGGGGCGTGGATCGACCTGCTGCCCGGCTGGCTCCACGGGGCGGACGCCCTCTTCGCACGGCTCGCGGACGAGGTCCCGTGGCGGGCCGAGCGGCGCCAGATGTACGAGCACATGGTGGACGTACCACGGCTGCTGGCGTTCTACCGGGCGGCCGACGCCCTGCCGCATCCCGTCCTCGACGAGGCGCGGGACGCCCTGTCCGGCCACTACGCCGAGGAGTTGGGCGAACCGTTCACCACGGCCGGGCTCTGCTACTACCGGGACGGCCGCGACAGCGTGGCCTGGCACGGGGACCGGACCGGCCGCGGTGCACACCAGGACACGATGGTCGCCATCCTGTCCGTGGGGGCTCCGCGGGATCTGCTGCTGCGGCCCCGGCGCGGCGGCGCAGTGGTGCGGCGCCCGCTCGGACACGGCGACCTGATCGTGATGGGCGGTTCCTGCCAGCGCACCTGGGAGCACGCGATCCCCAAGAGCGCGCGGGCCGCGGGCCCTCGCGTCAGCGTCCAGTTCCGGCCGCACGGAGTGCAGTGA
- a CDS encoding CDGSH iron-sulfur domain-containing protein: MTDTPAERPRRIVARREGPLLVEGPVEIVLEDGTTVTSERFCVALCTCRRSRIYPWCDTSHRRHSPSTRPDS, from the coding sequence GTGACGGACACCCCAGCCGAACGCCCGCGCCGGATCGTCGCCCGGCGTGAGGGCCCCCTGCTCGTCGAAGGGCCGGTCGAGATCGTTCTGGAGGACGGTACGACCGTGACCTCCGAGCGTTTCTGCGTGGCTCTGTGCACGTGCCGGCGCAGCCGCATCTATCCCTGGTGCGACACGAGCCACCGCCGGCACTCCCCGAGCACCCGCCCCGACTCCTGA
- a CDS encoding iron-containing redox enzyme family protein: MERVDQRPTAEPELPPSRGDLSAALIEYLRGTGPLPDDAALADAAPLGEDLQLALYLCYELHYRGFAGVDSSREWDPELLRVRAAMEKPFLAALRAGATRHDHADDALDELLVEPVDGQGVSHFLQDKGELWQLREYAAQRSVYHLKEADPHAWVLPRLWGRAKAGMAAVEFDEYGAGRAERVHAKLFADLMADLDLDPTYGRYLDASGAEALAVVNLMSLFGLHRALRGALVGHFAAVETTSSPGSRRLARAMARTGAGPAAEHFYREHVEADAVHEQVVRREVVAGLLEEEPHLDRDIAFGVDATEWLEDRLADRLLAAWRSGESSLRTTV; this comes from the coding sequence ATGGAACGTGTGGATCAGCGCCCGACCGCGGAACCGGAACTCCCGCCGAGCCGGGGAGACCTCTCCGCGGCACTCATCGAGTACCTGCGTGGCACGGGACCACTGCCGGACGACGCCGCTCTCGCCGACGCCGCGCCCCTCGGTGAGGATCTGCAGCTCGCTCTCTATCTCTGCTACGAGCTGCACTACCGGGGCTTCGCGGGCGTCGACTCCTCCCGTGAATGGGACCCGGAGCTGCTGCGGGTCCGCGCGGCGATGGAGAAGCCCTTCCTCGCGGCCCTGCGCGCCGGGGCGACCAGGCACGACCACGCGGACGACGCACTGGACGAACTGCTCGTGGAACCCGTCGACGGCCAGGGCGTCTCCCATTTCCTGCAGGACAAGGGCGAGTTGTGGCAGCTGCGCGAGTACGCCGCCCAGCGCTCGGTCTACCACCTGAAAGAAGCCGACCCGCACGCCTGGGTTCTCCCGCGCCTGTGGGGGCGCGCCAAGGCCGGTATGGCGGCGGTGGAGTTCGACGAGTACGGAGCGGGGCGCGCCGAGCGCGTACACGCCAAGCTGTTCGCCGACCTCATGGCCGACCTGGACCTGGACCCGACGTACGGGCGCTATCTCGACGCGAGTGGCGCGGAGGCCCTCGCCGTCGTCAACCTGATGTCCCTCTTCGGTCTGCACCGCGCGCTGCGCGGAGCGCTGGTGGGGCATTTCGCCGCGGTGGAGACCACGTCCTCCCCCGGTTCCAGGCGGCTCGCCCGCGCCATGGCCCGCACGGGCGCCGGACCGGCGGCCGAGCACTTCTACCGCGAGCACGTCGAGGCCGACGCGGTGCACGAGCAGGTCGTACGCCGCGAGGTCGTCGCCGGTCTGCTGGAGGAGGAACCGCACCTCGACCGCGACATCGCGTTCGGAGTCGACGCCACCGAATGGCTGGAGGACCGCCTCGCCGACCGGCTGCTCGCAGCATGGCGTTCGGGCGAGTCCTCGTTGCGCACAACCGTGTGA